The genomic interval ATCGATTACCAGTAAAACAGAATACATCCCTATCTTTTCTCTCTCAAACCTACTTGAATTTAAAGGATGAAACCGGAATCTAGAGTTTGTTTTAGTATCTTCTTGTTTAAATTCTTTTTCAAATATTTTAGTAAGATATCATGGTTTTTTGTTAGTTATCTCTATTTAGAGGTTTATGTGGATATTTTTTAGGTAAAAAGTTAATATATTTAAAGACATATCGAGAACTGGTTGTTAAGATATCTAATACAATCAAAAAAAAGATTGTAGCTATTTATTAAAATGGAATAAAATTAATTTGGTTTTGTTCTAGATTTTATTTAGATAGGATTTGATGATTATTATGAGAGAAAATAAGGAAGTCATCCTGCGCGCGTTAAACTACAATGATCTTACATTCCTTGAACTAGAAAAGAAAACTAATCTAGATGACGAAAAGCTAGATAAAGAATTGGTAGATTTAAGCGAAGAAGGCCATATTGAAAAGCTAACTGAAGAAAAAGATAAAGAACTCAATCAGTTTGCGATTACAGAAAAAGGTAAACGGGCTTATAAAAAATATATGAGAGACCACTTTGATAGGGCTGAAGAATAAGAATTTTTTTAGACATCTTTTCTAATCGGTTAGGTTATTGAGGTTTCTGTTATACATGTTTTTGACCTAAAAAAAATTGGTTTTATTTATCTTTCGAAATACCTTTTCTACAGATATTGATCTATCTATTTTTATGTTGAATTAATCTTGGATTAATGTTGGATGTAGGTTTATTCTATAACTTGATTGGATGGTGTTTGACCATTTTATTGCCGGGTAAAATATAACGTTTATTAGAAGTAACTTTTTATCAGAGTTTATCGTTTTTTAGGTATATTATGTATTGTAGTTTTCAGGCGTTTTTTATTGGTGTTTGTTTATGAAGTTTGAATTGGATTGTGTTCCTTGTTTGTTAAATCGAGTGAGATATGAAATAGAGTTGTCAGATGTTGATGATAAAGCTGGATTCAGGGCTATGTCTAATGCTATTGATATTTTGGAGGATGAGTTTGGTATTGAAAAACCTGGTCATTTAATTTCTTCCGAGGTTCATCGAACGGTGTATGACTCATTAGGTGGTGGAGATATATACCGTGATAAAAAGGATTTAAGTAATGATATTGCTGAGAAGGTTATATGTGGGTTGGATGGTGTTTTAGAAGGTGATTTAGATAAACTTGTTCTCGCGAGTATTGTTGCTAATTCTTTTGATTTTGGTGTTATGGGTCATGAGGCTGAGTTTGGGGTTGAAGAGAGATTTAAAAAGGAAATTAATGAAGGTGAGTTAGCTGTTGATGATATCGATGAGATCATGGAGATGGTTGATAGTTCTGATAAAATAGCTTATCTTCTTGACAACTGTGGTGAAGCTTTGTTTGATTCCCTGTTGATCGATGAGTTGAATGATAGAAGTAATTGTGATATTGTTCTAGTTGTTCGTGGGGCCCCTATCTTTAATGACATGACATTGGATGATGTAAAGGAAATCGGGTTGGATAAGAAGGTTAGTGAGGTTGTTGAACTTGGTGAACGGGCTGTTGGAATAAACTTTAGATACCTGTCAGAGGAGGCAATTGATACACTTAGAGATGTGGATTTGATTATAAGTAAAGGTATGGCTAACTATGAATCCTTAACAGAAGTTGAAGACAACTATGATATTGCTTATCTCTTTAAGGTTAAGTGTGAGCCGGTTTCACGATCAATTGGATATCCAGTTGGCTCTAACATCGCTAAATTAAGCCATAAAAAGCAAGAAAAATAAAGTGGTTTTTATGTGTAAGGAAATCGATGTTGAATCTTTAAAAACTCTATTTCAGCTTAAAGAAGAGAAACGCAGTGGTTGGGTTTTAAAGGGAATAGGAGACCCGGAGTCTGTAGCAGACCATTCATGGGGAACTGCAATACTTGCATTATTATTTCACGGTAATCTTGAACTGGATAAATGCCTTAAAATGGCTTTGATACACGATATACTTGAAGTTGAAACAGGAGATATACCCAAATCTAAATTAGAATCTAAACAAGACGTGGAAGCTAAAAAGAAAAAAGAAGCTAAAGCTCTCAAGAAACTTCAAAAAGAATTAGACAGTGAATTACTGGATAGCTATATAGAATATAAAAAACAGAGTAGTAGGGAAGCTTTGTTTGTTAAAGACATGGATTTAATCGATATGTGTTTACAGGCCTGTATATATCAAGAGAATAAAAAAGATGTCTTTGCTGATAAGGAAAATGATTTCGATAGTTTAGATGGTTTTTTTGAGACTACGGAACCGGATTTGTCAACCGATATAGGTGTAAAACTCTTTAAAGAAATAAAATCCAATTATAAATCGATTGAATAGTTTTTTTGAATAGTTTTTTGGTTATCACAAAGGTTTCGGTTAATTTCTATTATTTTTTTGTTTTTTTGTTCTTGATATTAATAATCGGGTTTTAAAACGGAAATAAAAAAGGTGGGGGGATGGGGGGGTTTTTAGAGTTCGACTGCGTTTAGAACTGTTTCTGCTACTTCTTCAGGGTCTTTGAATGGGAAGTGGTTTTCTGTTAATAGTTCTCCTGCTTCTCCAGCTGTTATTTCTATGTCACCTGCAGCGCATGTTGTGTCAGCTCCTTCAGGGAATGCGTTGAGTAGTTCTTCCGGTGTTTCTATTGGGAAATCGGCTCCTTTTAGTGCACCCACTATCTGTTGTTTTATCTCTTTTTTTACATCCATCTTGTTCACCAAAAAACAATATTTAGGTTAGTTTTATAAAGTTTATTGTTAATAATATGTAGTAAAGTTATTTGTTTTGAACTGAACAATAAAATAATGAGAAGGTCTGAAATGAAAACTTCAGATATAGAAATGGAACATAAAAGGCAATTAGAAAATATAGAAAAAGAAATCACCGAAATCAAAAAAGAGATACAAGCATATAGAAAAAGAACAAGAAACGACATAAGACAGATCTTCCATGAAATACTCTCCGAAAAATGCATCGCACCAATAGCAAACAAAAGAAACCACGAAATAAACCAAATACTAGAGCTAAAACTCCCAAAAGAATGCGACCTAAACGAAATGTGCATAAAAGAATTTTCAAACGCATTCGAAGAACTATACAACGAATTTAAAGAACAAAAAATACAGAAAATAAAAAAAATATCTAACAAAAAGAAAAAAGAACTAAAAACACTCGAAAAAGAAATGCCCTACCAAAAATGTGAAAAATGCTTCAAAATGGTCCTAAACACAGTTGAAGAAGAAGTACAATTCATCGAACAACTATGCATAGACGAAATACAAACAAACATAACCCCAAAAGAGGAAGACATCGACAAAGAAATAGTTGAAGAAATAATATCACCACTATCCAACAAAGCAAGACTAAAAATACTAAGCACACTAGCAGATGACAGCAAATCATTCAGCCAACTCTCAGAAATAGTAAAACTAGAAGGAGGAAACCTAATGTTCCACCTAAACCAACTACGAGAAAAAGAATTCATCGTCCAAAAACACAAAGGCGGAGAATACTGGATAACAACAAAAGGCAAAAGAGTAATATCAGGACTTAGGTTAATATCAAAAACCTGCAAAAACTAAAAAACAACAAAAAACCAAATATAATCAAAAAAATAAATAAAAAAACAGCCTAAGAGCAAAAATCTATTCCTTAGGCCAATTGCACTACCCACTACCATACCTTGGGTATGCCTTGGTGTGGAGGGGGTTTCCTGTTTTGATGACGTAACTTGCAGGTACATTACAGAACTGAATCTGGTGTTTGTTGTCTGTAGAGTTTGCAGTCTCTGCAGACGTAACTTCGGCAAGTCCCTTGCCTAAAATATTCTGTGCTGCGTTGTAGTCTCTATCGGTTGTGCACCCGCAGCTTGGACAACTATGTTCTCTCTGCCACAGATTTTTGTCGGTTTTGACTCCGCACTGGGAACATTCTTTACTGGTATCTTTCGGGTCTAACTTCTTCAACAACTTTTTTATTGGTTCGGGTGATTCATCCCCAACCTAACTCCACATTCGTTCCATGAGGAAAAGGACTTCTCACTCCAAATAAGTTAAAACCCAAACAATCTTCCTAAATATTCTTACTCTGTTAGGTCGCTTATAGACCTTAAAATACTGTTTCTAACTATCAATCCCTTTAGTTCTCCATCTTCAACAACAGGTATACGCTCTATCTTGTATTTCAACATTAAACGAATTACCTCGATCATTGTTGCATTTGGAGAGACAGTTAACAAGTCCTTGGTCATTATTTCAGATATCGGTAGTTCTCCCGCTCCATAGAAATTAGCGAACATGATGTCACGCATAGTAACTATTCCAACACACTGGCCTTCATCTGTTATCGGTACCCCACCAACACCATCTCTAATCATTCGAAGAATTACAGCAGCGACCCTATCTTCAGGGCCAGCCGTAATTAGTTTTTCTTTCTCCACCATCATATCGCTAGCTTTAACTTCACCTTCAAACATTTTACCACCTGTATACACTTTCTCTAACGAACAAACAAATACTTTTTCTCTTATCTTTGTTTAGTAATGAAAAAACCTTTTTTATTTTCTTTGCAAAGTTTTGGCTGTTTTAGTTTAGTTTTGTTGTAGAGATGTTTTTGTTGTTGCGGTGTTGTTTTTGGTGGAGTTAGGTTATTTTTTTATAACTTCTAGTTTTACGTTGAAAGAGAGATTGATGTTGTCTAAGTCGAGTTGTTTTTGTATTTGGTTTTCCATTTTAGGGTTGGCTTTGTATCCGAGTATT from Methanonatronarchaeum thermophilum carries:
- a CDS encoding zinc ribbon domain-containing protein, which gives rise to MKKLDPKDTSKECSQCGVKTDKNLWQREHSCPSCGCTTDRDYNAAQNILGKGLAEVTSAETANSTDNKHQIQFCNVPASYVIKTGNPLHTKAYPRYGSG
- a CDS encoding HD domain-containing protein, whose translation is MCKEIDVESLKTLFQLKEEKRSGWVLKGIGDPESVADHSWGTAILALLFHGNLELDKCLKMALIHDILEVETGDIPKSKLESKQDVEAKKKKEAKALKKLQKELDSELLDSYIEYKKQSSREALFVKDMDLIDMCLQACIYQENKKDVFADKENDFDSLDGFFETTEPDLSTDIGVKLFKEIKSNYKSIE
- a CDS encoding winged helix-turn-helix domain-containing protein, which encodes MKTSDIEMEHKRQLENIEKEITEIKKEIQAYRKRTRNDIRQIFHEILSEKCIAPIANKRNHEINQILELKLPKECDLNEMCIKEFSNAFEELYNEFKEQKIQKIKKISNKKKKELKTLEKEMPYQKCEKCFKMVLNTVEEEVQFIEQLCIDEIQTNITPKEEDIDKEIVEEIISPLSNKARLKILSTLADDSKSFSQLSEIVKLEGGNLMFHLNQLREKEFIVQKHKGGEYWITTKGKRVISGLRLISKTCKN
- a CDS encoding MTH865 family protein; the encoded protein is MDVKKEIKQQIVGALKGADFPIETPEELLNAFPEGADTTCAAGDIEITAGEAGELLTENHFPFKDPEEVAETVLNAVEL
- a CDS encoding damage-control phosphatase ARMT1 family protein, translating into MKFELDCVPCLLNRVRYEIELSDVDDKAGFRAMSNAIDILEDEFGIEKPGHLISSEVHRTVYDSLGGGDIYRDKKDLSNDIAEKVICGLDGVLEGDLDKLVLASIVANSFDFGVMGHEAEFGVEERFKKEINEGELAVDDIDEIMEMVDSSDKIAYLLDNCGEALFDSLLIDELNDRSNCDIVLVVRGAPIFNDMTLDDVKEIGLDKKVSEVVELGERAVGINFRYLSEEAIDTLRDVDLIISKGMANYESLTEVEDNYDIAYLFKVKCEPVSRSIGYPVGSNIAKLSHKKQEK
- a CDS encoding CBS domain-containing protein; the encoded protein is MYTGGKMFEGEVKASDMMVEKEKLITAGPEDRVAAVILRMIRDGVGGVPITDEGQCVGIVTMRDIMFANFYGAGELPISEIMTKDLLTVSPNATMIEVIRLMLKYKIERIPVVEDGELKGLIVRNSILRSISDLTE